A region from the Natronorubrum halophilum genome encodes:
- a CDS encoding 30S ribosomal protein S3ae codes for MSERSVSRAKQEKRWYTVLAPEQFDRKELGETPADEPEKVYGRTIETTLGDLTNNASENNTKLTFKIDDVGSDSAYTEFVEHSLTRDYLRSLVRRGASKIEAYVTVLTTDDYRVQIQPVAFTTKKADASQEKAIREQMVQMIEEAAAERDFEELIDSVVEGRLSSGIYGEAKTIYPLRRVEIQKTTLEAHPEEVAEEEATAVDVDEEDVATDD; via the coding sequence ATGAGTGAACGATCAGTTTCACGCGCAAAACAGGAGAAGCGGTGGTACACCGTGCTTGCACCGGAGCAGTTCGACCGGAAGGAGCTCGGCGAAACCCCCGCTGACGAACCGGAGAAAGTCTACGGCCGAACGATCGAAACGACGCTCGGCGACCTGACCAACAACGCGAGCGAGAACAACACCAAGCTGACCTTCAAGATCGACGACGTCGGCAGCGACTCGGCGTACACGGAGTTCGTCGAACACTCGCTGACCCGCGACTACCTGCGTTCGCTGGTCCGACGCGGTGCCTCGAAGATCGAGGCCTACGTCACCGTCCTCACGACGGACGACTACCGCGTTCAGATCCAGCCCGTCGCGTTCACGACCAAGAAGGCCGACGCGAGTCAGGAGAAGGCCATCCGCGAACAGATGGTCCAGATGATCGAGGAGGCCGCCGCCGAACGCGACTTCGAGGAGCTCATCGACAGCGTCGTCGAAGGCCGACTCTCCTCCGGCATCTACGGCGAAGCCAAGACGATCTACCCGCTTCGCCGCGTCGAGATCCAGAAGACGACGCTCGAGGCCCACCCCGAGGAAGTCGCCGAAGAGGAAGCGACCGCGGTCGACGTCGACGAAGAAGACGTCGCGACGGACGACTAA
- a CDS encoding KEOPS complex subunit Pcc1: MSRRATIRTEHDDPALVARALRPDNTDEMETVVADDGDAVVTRIDRDSTGGLHSTVDDYVVNLEVAVDVAAQARAGQHDQPTDTGPVSDHNPEHTTHNE; encoded by the coding sequence GTGAGTCGACGAGCGACGATCCGGACGGAGCACGACGATCCGGCGCTCGTCGCACGGGCGCTGCGCCCGGACAACACCGACGAGATGGAGACCGTCGTTGCCGACGACGGCGATGCGGTCGTCACGCGGATCGACCGCGACTCGACCGGCGGGCTCCACTCGACGGTCGACGACTACGTCGTCAACCTCGAGGTCGCGGTCGACGTCGCCGCGCAGGCACGAGCCGGACAGCACGATCAACCGACGGACACGGGACCTGTGTCCGACCACAATCCAGAACACACAACACACAATGAGTGA
- a CDS encoding exonuclease translates to MATEGRSAESPSAASRRLESAGFVHIVARADGDALAASGLLARALAERGTPFQVSVDRTVADRTARVRAREPAADDVTIGVGAVDADVTRLDADDRPATLAALEFARELGTTPDPVLALAGLVAADVEPGAGESEWVLETARERGLVERRPGVAVPTADPVDGVAHSTRLCASWSGDIDAARDALAGVAVDLDEPESFDADDHRAIGSAVALDVVGADGADAGAAETVQRALRPYATPEHAFATVGGYADVLEATARAEAGTGAALAMGHDAHEPALEAWREYGRRAQLALEAGSTGRYDGLFVVGVDDGPVEAVARLAVAFRSPEPVVLAIGTGESAIATRNDDALGATVEAVARELETAADADSNADSEPSHEGTIAYDSGRRRGYLRYDTGRDESTIIATVRDLL, encoded by the coding sequence ATGGCAACCGAGGGTCGTTCCGCCGAGTCGCCGTCCGCCGCCTCGAGGAGACTCGAGAGCGCCGGCTTCGTCCATATCGTCGCCCGAGCCGACGGTGACGCACTCGCCGCGAGCGGCCTCCTCGCGAGGGCGCTGGCCGAACGCGGGACGCCGTTTCAGGTGAGCGTCGATCGGACCGTCGCGGATCGAACCGCACGCGTTCGGGCTCGAGAACCGGCAGCGGACGACGTAACGATCGGCGTCGGCGCCGTCGATGCGGACGTGACCCGACTCGACGCGGACGATCGGCCGGCCACGCTCGCCGCGCTCGAGTTCGCTCGCGAACTCGGTACGACACCGGATCCCGTACTCGCACTCGCCGGCCTCGTTGCCGCCGACGTCGAACCGGGTGCCGGCGAGAGCGAGTGGGTTCTCGAGACCGCACGCGAACGCGGTCTCGTCGAGCGCCGTCCGGGTGTCGCGGTTCCGACCGCGGACCCGGTCGACGGCGTCGCCCACTCGACGCGCCTCTGTGCGTCGTGGTCGGGCGATATCGACGCCGCCCGCGACGCTCTCGCCGGTGTCGCCGTCGACCTCGACGAGCCCGAATCCTTCGACGCGGACGACCATCGAGCGATCGGTTCCGCCGTCGCGCTCGACGTCGTCGGTGCCGACGGAGCGGACGCGGGCGCGGCGGAGACGGTTCAGCGGGCGCTTCGCCCGTACGCGACGCCGGAGCACGCGTTCGCGACGGTCGGCGGCTACGCCGACGTCCTCGAGGCGACCGCCCGGGCCGAAGCCGGGACGGGCGCCGCGCTCGCGATGGGCCACGACGCCCACGAACCCGCGCTCGAAGCGTGGCGCGAGTACGGCCGTCGCGCGCAGCTGGCACTCGAGGCCGGCTCGACCGGGCGGTACGACGGGCTGTTCGTCGTCGGCGTCGACGACGGACCGGTCGAGGCGGTCGCCCGTCTCGCCGTCGCGTTTCGATCGCCGGAACCGGTCGTCCTCGCCATCGGTACCGGTGAGTCCGCGATCGCGACCCGCAACGACGACGCTCTCGGCGCGACCGTCGAGGCCGTTGCGCGGGAACTCGAGACCGCCGCCGACGCGGACTCGAACGCGGACTCGGAACCGAGCCACGAGGGAACCATCGCGTACGACAGCGGTCGCCGCCGCGGCTACCTTCGGTACGACACGGGGAGGGACGAATCGACGATCATCGCGACAGTGAGGGACCTACTGTGA
- a CDS encoding 30S ribosomal protein S15, with amino-acid sequence MARMHTRRRGSSGSDKPAADEPPEWSDVDSDKIEDRVVELAEQGYEPSQIGMKLRDEGVTGTPIPDVKLATGKKLTEILEENDADNDLPEDLRNLMVRAVRLREHIQQNPQDYQNKRALQNTESKVRRLANYYRGNELEADFQYSYDVALELLEE; translated from the coding sequence ATGGCACGAATGCACACCCGCCGCCGAGGCTCGTCCGGTTCGGACAAGCCAGCGGCAGACGAACCGCCGGAGTGGAGCGACGTCGACTCGGACAAGATCGAAGACCGAGTCGTCGAACTAGCAGAGCAAGGCTACGAACCGAGCCAGATCGGCATGAAGCTGCGTGACGAGGGTGTCACGGGCACGCCGATTCCGGACGTCAAGCTGGCGACCGGCAAGAAGCTCACCGAAATCCTCGAGGAAAACGACGCGGACAACGACCTTCCCGAGGACCTGCGGAACCTGATGGTCCGTGCCGTGCGTCTGCGCGAGCACATCCAGCAGAACCCACAGGACTACCAGAACAAGCGCGCCCTGCAGAACACGGAGTCGAAAGTGCGCCGACTGGCCAACTACTACCGCGGCAACGAACTCGAGGCGGACTTCCAGTACTCCTACGACGTCGCGCTGGAACTCCTCGAGGAGTAA
- a CDS encoding DUF7563 family protein, with translation MVGVTIAPWPSASTESTCRHCGAYVTDQFCRVYGDNDDRIHRYGECDSYRRLTRGSATGVDFSIPDPETSPGRHRGEADV, from the coding sequence GTGGTCGGCGTGACGATCGCCCCGTGGCCGTCTGCCAGCACCGAATCGACGTGCCGTCACTGCGGCGCGTACGTCACGGACCAGTTCTGCCGCGTCTACGGTGACAACGACGATCGGATCCACCGTTACGGCGAGTGCGACAGCTACCGACGGCTGACCCGCGGCTCCGCCACCGGTGTCGATTTCTCGATTCCCGACCCCGAGACGTCGCCCGGTCGTCACAGAGGTGAGGCCGATGTGTAA
- a CDS encoding YvcK family protein, producing the protein MAWSEQQEARIGTVEFHNYTTDEQSVLVIVEDDGEQVYGEFTAVPPADGEPPTVREVEDLPEAPGVYDIYFNLARRPEDTEGEFWARAANTDADCRAYRFTIQPDDTNEPQFGIYRSEC; encoded by the coding sequence GTGGCGTGGTCTGAACAACAGGAGGCGAGGATAGGTACCGTTGAGTTCCATAATTACACGACGGACGAACAATCGGTGTTGGTAATCGTCGAGGATGACGGCGAACAAGTGTACGGTGAATTTACGGCGGTTCCACCAGCGGACGGCGAGCCACCTACCGTCCGGGAAGTCGAAGACCTCCCCGAAGCCCCCGGTGTATATGATATATACTTCAACCTCGCTCGACGACCTGAAGATACGGAAGGTGAATTCTGGGCTCGGGCTGCTAATACAGATGCGGATTGCAGAGCATATCGGTTCACAATCCAGCCAGACGACACTAATGAGCCGCAATTTGGCATCTATCGGTCAGAGTGTTAA
- a CDS encoding DUF7692 domain-containing protein → MDAIERAARFYDCNKTRAVVSACDDVPHLVAAAARSSSDDFRGRAYGTGRPRVDRE, encoded by the coding sequence ATGGACGCAATTGAACGAGCAGCCCGCTTCTATGACTGTAACAAGACTCGAGCAGTGGTGAGTGCCTGCGACGACGTGCCTCATCTGGTTGCAGCTGCCGCCAGGTCCTCGAGCGACGACTTTCGAGGTCGAGCGTACGGTACTGGTCGACCGAGGGTCGACCGAGAGTAG
- a CDS encoding type II toxin-antitoxin system VapC family toxin produces the protein MKLKRYVAAVTKDTDRSDTAVRVLNDSGETYTSVLNLMELRTVLTKKKKFERERVEQIEQRVSSRTTVTFPDASDMVNANQLQDETLLYPMDAIVLAASNAVDATLVSFDGELRDHGAERPQDLV, from the coding sequence ATGAAGCTCAAACGTTATGTTGCAGCTGTTACGAAGGATACAGACCGTTCTGACACTGCTGTTCGTGTTCTCAACGACTCCGGTGAGACCTATACCTCGGTGCTAAATCTCATGGAACTACGAACTGTACTCACAAAAAAGAAAAAGTTCGAACGCGAACGCGTTGAGCAAATCGAGCAGCGAGTTAGTTCCAGAACGACTGTAACGTTTCCCGATGCCTCGGACATGGTGAACGCAAACCAACTTCAAGACGAGACGTTGCTCTATCCGATGGATGCTATCGTGTTGGCTGCCTCGAACGCCGTCGATGCAACTCTTGTTTCGTTTGACGGCGAACTACGAGACCACGGTGCAGAACGTCCGCAAGATCTCGTCTAA
- a CDS encoding type IV pilin N-terminal domain-containing protein, whose translation MVTITVILAAVIAAFVLAMGNLDESAPSAQYEWESSGSDFAVSHTSGDDISMSDLTIRVTVDGNTESGVIGSGSGEYTAGDTIDITTATGSADEVEVTFDGTPTTITGSSYSHSSGTAIDKVTIVWESDDTSNIIAEHEP comes from the coding sequence ATGGTGACAATCACTGTAATTCTCGCAGCCGTGATTGCGGCGTTCGTACTGGCTATGGGCAATCTTGACGAAAGTGCACCTAGTGCGCAGTACGAATGGGAAAGTAGTGGGTCCGACTTCGCTGTATCACACACCAGTGGCGATGACATTAGTATGAGTGATCTTACAATTAGGGTTACTGTAGATGGGAACACAGAAAGTGGTGTCATCGGCAGTGGTAGCGGAGAATACACTGCTGGAGATACGATAGATATCACTACTGCCACTGGATCTGCTGACGAGGTGGAGGTTACATTCGATGGGACACCAACTACGATAACTGGAAGTTCGTACTCCCATAGCTCTGGGACTGCAATTGATAAAGTAACCATCGTATGGGAAAGCGACGATACATCGAATATCATCGCCGAACACGAACCCTAA
- a CDS encoding type IV pilin: MDLSKYRNKLIGSEDERAVSPVIGVILMVAITVILAAVIAAFVLDMGDLDGSAPNAQYEWEVQTFGTDDRVTVTLTSGDDIETDNLAFNGGGEDANSDVSVSGDTWTAGETFVYDTDSGDFQIVWEGDGSSSVIAEESY, encoded by the coding sequence ATGGATCTAAGCAAATACCGAAACAAGCTGATCGGAAGCGAAGACGAACGGGCAGTATCACCAGTTATTGGCGTGATTTTGATGGTTGCGATTACCGTCATTCTCGCGGCTGTGATCGCGGCATTCGTGCTGGATATGGGTGATCTTGACGGAAGTGCACCCAATGCACAATACGAATGGGAAGTACAAACTTTCGGTACAGACGACAGAGTCACAGTTACACTGACTAGCGGAGATGATATCGAAACGGACAATCTTGCGTTCAACGGTGGAGGCGAAGATGCCAATTCCGATGTGAGTGTATCCGGAGATACTTGGACTGCAGGCGAAACATTCGTCTACGACACCGATTCTGGTGACTTCCAAATCGTGTGGGAAGGAGATGGCTCCTCAAGTGTTATCGCTGAGGAATCATACTAA
- a CDS encoding response regulator: MGSGSSEAVILLVEDNPGDVRLIEEAFTDGNIENTLNTVTDGQAALDFIYRRGTYEDAPRPDIVLLDLKLPKVNGEDVLHEIKHHPELDHVPVIVLTGMDEDLIESRDLDHDADEDAILEKPIDPGEFVSIIRSFEQFRLAVMRED; encoded by the coding sequence ATGGGAAGCGGATCATCGGAGGCGGTAATACTGTTAGTAGAAGACAACCCCGGTGATGTTCGCCTTATCGAAGAAGCCTTCACAGACGGCAACATCGAAAACACGCTCAACACCGTCACTGACGGCCAAGCGGCGCTCGATTTCATCTATCGACGCGGAACGTACGAGGACGCTCCTCGACCGGATATCGTACTGCTCGACCTGAAACTGCCGAAAGTGAACGGCGAAGACGTCCTACACGAAATCAAACACCACCCCGAACTGGATCACGTTCCAGTGATCGTCCTCACCGGGATGGACGAAGACCTGATCGAATCCCGCGACCTCGATCACGATGCGGACGAAGATGCAATCCTCGAGAAGCCGATTGATCCCGGCGAGTTCGTTTCGATAATTCGGTCGTTCGAGCAGTTCCGGTTGGCAGTTATGCGAGAGGACTGA
- a CDS encoding HalOD1 output domain-containing protein: protein MSAQQYQDGIILDVVEALAEADRLDLEEVEYTLYEYINPEVLTQLADDRGSTWEFTFEVADHEVTITSDGRLFVDGILCRTDLTLNRFSSGCAYS from the coding sequence ATGTCGGCGCAGCAGTATCAGGACGGGATTATCCTCGACGTCGTTGAGGCACTGGCCGAGGCCGATCGACTCGATCTCGAGGAAGTCGAGTACACCCTCTACGAGTACATCAATCCGGAGGTCCTGACGCAACTGGCCGACGACCGGGGGAGCACGTGGGAGTTTACGTTCGAGGTCGCCGACCACGAGGTAACGATCACGAGCGACGGCCGACTGTTCGTCGACGGCATCCTCTGTCGGACCGACCTGACACTGAACCGATTCTCGTCGGGTTGCGCGTACAGCTGA
- a CDS encoding DUF1328 domain-containing protein, with protein MLELALLFFVIAIIAGALGATGVAGITMTIAKWLVILFLVLAVVSFLL; from the coding sequence ATGTTAGAACTCGCACTGCTGTTCTTCGTGATCGCAATCATCGCCGGCGCACTCGGCGCGACTGGCGTCGCCGGCATCACCATGACCATCGCGAAGTGGCTCGTGATACTCTTCCTGGTCCTCGCGGTCGTCTCGTTCCTGCTGTAA
- a CDS encoding helix-turn-helix transcriptional regulator gives MVFNALWARLSSLWSNGSTNEGSGDESSSEESDGVDEETLSYAEEIEYGVNEQELPDEDKILRLLVKRGGRVDRATVRQETGWSDEHLADVISGMEDDGQVSAITVGRKRVVCRRGFEPKGYRSHLNE, from the coding sequence ATGGTATTTAACGCACTCTGGGCCCGTCTTTCGTCTCTCTGGTCGAACGGCTCGACGAACGAAGGATCGGGCGACGAGTCCTCGAGTGAGGAATCGGACGGCGTCGACGAGGAAACACTGAGTTACGCCGAGGAGATCGAGTACGGAGTCAACGAACAGGAACTGCCGGACGAAGACAAGATTCTCAGATTACTGGTCAAACGCGGCGGCCGCGTCGATCGAGCGACCGTCCGCCAGGAAACCGGCTGGTCGGACGAGCATCTCGCGGACGTCATCAGCGGGATGGAAGACGACGGGCAGGTCAGTGCGATCACGGTCGGTCGAAAACGAGTCGTCTGCCGGCGCGGCTTCGAGCCGAAGGGGTACCGCTCCCACCTCAACGAGTAA
- a CDS encoding SelT/SelW/SelH family protein — protein sequence MARVEIEYCVPCGFLERAEDLQHALLSTFGEQLEAVTLVTGANGVFAVRVDDEVVFEKSEESYDVDEIVRRVRDRV from the coding sequence ATGGCGAGGGTCGAAATCGAATACTGCGTGCCGTGTGGATTCCTCGAGCGCGCCGAGGACCTCCAGCACGCGCTTTTGTCGACGTTCGGCGAACAACTCGAGGCGGTGACGCTCGTTACGGGTGCAAACGGTGTCTTCGCGGTTCGCGTCGATGACGAGGTGGTCTTCGAGAAGAGCGAGGAATCGTACGACGTCGACGAAATCGTCCGACGGGTTCGTGATCGAGTATGA
- the surE gene encoding 5'/3'-nucleotidase SurE: MSDPLEILLTNDDGIDSTGIRALHDALAERANVTVVAPATDRSACGRSMSHEVDVEERELGYAVFGTPSDCVVAGLAELGPEPDVVVAGCNKGANLGEYVLGRSGTVSAAVEAAFFDVPAIATSMYIPVDGTPLSEINLAIEDYAEATRVTSYLVERALEAGVFEHAAYLNVNVPLPDGEPAPIEITDPSKRYAMDAERDGARIHLTDRVWERMDPETLPDPEGTDRRAVVEGRISVSPLTAPHTTTHAEALTALAKGYPGPAESLDRC, encoded by the coding sequence ATGAGCGATCCCCTCGAGATCCTGCTGACCAACGACGACGGGATCGATAGCACCGGTATTCGGGCACTACACGACGCCCTCGCCGAACGCGCCAACGTGACCGTCGTCGCCCCCGCAACCGACCGGAGCGCCTGCGGCCGATCGATGTCGCACGAGGTCGACGTCGAAGAGCGCGAACTGGGCTACGCCGTCTTCGGCACCCCCTCCGACTGCGTCGTCGCCGGACTGGCCGAACTCGGCCCGGAGCCGGACGTCGTCGTCGCGGGCTGTAACAAGGGAGCGAACCTCGGCGAGTACGTTCTCGGCCGGTCCGGGACGGTCAGCGCCGCCGTCGAGGCCGCCTTCTTCGACGTTCCCGCGATCGCAACGTCGATGTACATCCCCGTCGACGGGACGCCGCTGAGCGAGATCAACCTCGCCATCGAGGACTATGCCGAAGCGACCCGCGTAACGTCCTACCTGGTCGAGCGCGCCCTCGAGGCCGGCGTCTTCGAACACGCCGCGTACCTCAACGTCAACGTCCCCCTTCCCGATGGCGAGCCCGCGCCGATCGAGATCACCGACCCGTCGAAACGCTACGCCATGGACGCCGAACGCGACGGCGCTCGCATTCACCTTACGGACCGCGTCTGGGAGCGGATGGATCCCGAAACCCTCCCCGATCCCGAGGGAACCGACCGCCGAGCCGTCGTCGAGGGCCGCATCAGCGTCTCTCCGCTCACTGCTCCCCACACGACGACCCACGCCGAGGCGCTGACGGCGCTCGCGAAAGGCTATCCGGGCCCCGCCGAATCACTGGACCGGTGCTAG
- a CDS encoding small ribosomal subunit Rsm22 family protein: protein MSDHREAVRSNAKYLRNVRPIDPEEVCDYIEETPHPAVVRQHLREAAPDLGLLERDDGTFVPVDDEPVPPMQGSVRQFPTAYERRLEDLLVERYGVDWHKDATGDLLRSTIRRFKAEYLDRRPVDYDEDVAAGYAIYHLPGYYAAVQYALNDLAQRGLLGRNLRVLDIGAGVGGPALGLSDFLPQDSLLDYHAVEPSAAADVLEELLAETGRNVHPTIHRTTAEAFDPGVVADAGTGGDGFEPTAPDDGFDLIIAANVVSELEDPTAVLRSALEMLAPDGTLLAMAPADKNTSIQLREVERELEDERVWTPAELGGKGADDGTETAGDADDRLGRVTIYGPAVRLWPDARPSDRGWSFDVRPDIDVPSFQRKLEDATPADDDEHDPNEFVNVDVQFSYSLLRLDGTRRIDLSLETADWARMADMEGHVTNRIDLVAAKLSRSLSDGGSDGGRSSGSNPLFKISDGSETIDHYAVLTSETSLNRPLLEAEYGEVCSFEQILALWNDDEGAYNLVVDEQTVVDRIG from the coding sequence ATGAGTGATCACCGAGAGGCCGTCCGCTCGAACGCCAAGTACCTGCGCAACGTCAGACCGATCGACCCCGAAGAAGTCTGTGACTACATCGAGGAGACCCCCCACCCGGCCGTCGTTCGCCAGCACCTCCGCGAGGCGGCCCCGGATCTCGGCTTGCTCGAGCGCGACGACGGCACATTCGTCCCCGTCGACGACGAGCCGGTTCCGCCAATGCAGGGCTCCGTCCGGCAGTTCCCGACCGCCTACGAAAGGCGACTCGAGGACCTGCTGGTCGAACGCTACGGCGTCGACTGGCACAAAGACGCGACCGGCGACCTCCTGCGGTCGACCATCCGGCGATTCAAGGCCGAGTACCTTGACCGGCGACCGGTCGACTACGACGAGGACGTCGCCGCGGGCTACGCGATCTATCACCTGCCGGGCTACTACGCCGCCGTCCAGTACGCCCTGAACGATCTCGCCCAGCGCGGCCTCCTCGGTCGAAACCTGCGCGTACTCGATATCGGAGCCGGCGTCGGCGGCCCCGCGCTGGGCCTTTCCGACTTCCTGCCACAGGACTCCCTGCTCGACTACCACGCGGTCGAACCCAGCGCGGCCGCGGACGTTCTCGAGGAACTGCTCGCGGAGACGGGCCGGAACGTCCACCCGACGATCCACCGGACGACCGCGGAGGCGTTCGACCCGGGAGTCGTCGCCGACGCGGGTACCGGCGGAGACGGGTTCGAGCCGACCGCACCCGACGACGGCTTCGACCTCATCATCGCCGCGAACGTCGTGAGCGAACTCGAGGACCCGACGGCCGTCCTCCGCTCGGCGCTCGAGATGCTCGCGCCGGACGGGACGCTGCTCGCGATGGCCCCCGCGGACAAGAACACCAGCATCCAGCTTCGCGAGGTCGAACGCGAACTCGAGGACGAGCGGGTGTGGACGCCGGCGGAGCTGGGCGGGAAGGGGGCCGACGACGGTACCGAGACCGCAGGAGACGCCGACGACAGACTCGGGCGGGTAACGATATACGGCCCCGCCGTCCGACTCTGGCCGGACGCCCGTCCATCGGATCGGGGCTGGTCGTTCGACGTCAGGCCCGATATCGACGTTCCCTCCTTCCAGCGAAAACTCGAGGACGCGACGCCGGCCGACGACGACGAACACGACCCCAACGAGTTCGTCAACGTCGACGTGCAGTTCTCCTACTCCCTGTTGCGACTCGACGGAACGCGGCGAATTGACCTCTCGCTCGAGACCGCCGACTGGGCGAGGATGGCCGACATGGAGGGACACGTCACCAACCGGATCGATCTCGTCGCGGCCAAACTCAGCCGCTCGCTGAGCGATGGCGGCTCCGACGGCGGCCGCTCGAGCGGTTCGAACCCCCTGTTCAAGATCAGCGACGGGAGCGAGACCATCGACCACTACGCCGTCCTCACGAGCGAGACTTCGCTCAACCGCCCGCTGCTCGAGGCCGAGTACGGCGAGGTCTGCTCGTTCGAGCAGATCCTCGCGCTCTGGAACGACGACGAGGGGGCCTACAACCTGGTCGTCGACGAGCAGACGGTCGTCGACCGGATCGGGTAA
- a CDS encoding prephenate dehydrogenase/arogenate dehydrogenase family protein: MDVLIVGAGSMGTWFGRATDATVAFADVDADAATTAAGAVGGDAGTAALEGEDSYDVVCLAVPMPYVVDAIADHADRAERAIVDVSGVMEPPLEAMAEHAPGLERASLHPLFAPERAPGSIAVVRDEAGPTIDALLEQFAARGNDCLETTAAEHDESMETVQAATHAAVLSFALAAESVPEGFETPIYKGLGALAEKMTEGTPRVYADIQRTFGGADAVADAAAAIADADADEFESLYRDAARQWQPDGNGTDERASRTEPTDTDERIDDDATEEPTEGDPTE; the protein is encoded by the coding sequence ATGGACGTACTGATCGTCGGCGCGGGATCGATGGGGACGTGGTTCGGCCGAGCCACGGACGCCACGGTCGCGTTCGCCGACGTGGATGCCGACGCCGCAACCACGGCAGCCGGCGCAGTCGGGGGCGACGCCGGAACCGCCGCCCTCGAAGGCGAAGACAGCTACGACGTCGTCTGTCTCGCCGTACCGATGCCCTACGTGGTCGACGCGATCGCCGACCACGCCGACCGGGCCGAACGAGCGATCGTCGACGTCTCGGGCGTGATGGAACCCCCGCTCGAGGCGATGGCGGAACACGCACCGGGCCTCGAGCGAGCGAGCCTCCACCCGCTCTTCGCGCCCGAACGAGCGCCCGGCTCGATCGCCGTCGTCCGCGACGAGGCGGGGCCGACGATCGACGCGTTGCTCGAGCAGTTCGCGGCCCGGGGCAACGACTGTCTCGAGACGACGGCGGCGGAACACGACGAGTCGATGGAGACGGTTCAGGCGGCGACCCACGCCGCCGTCCTCTCGTTCGCCCTCGCCGCGGAGTCGGTGCCGGAGGGATTCGAGACGCCGATCTACAAGGGACTCGGGGCGCTGGCCGAGAAAATGACCGAGGGAACGCCGCGCGTCTACGCCGATATCCAGCGGACGTTCGGGGGAGCCGACGCGGTCGCCGACGCCGCCGCGGCGATCGCCGACGCCGACGCCGACGAATTCGAGTCGCTGTACAGAGACGCGGCCCGTCAGTGGCAGCCGGACGGGAACGGTACCGACGAGCGTGCGAGTCGTACCGAGCCGACCGATACCGACGAACGTATCGACGACGACGCGACCGAAGAACCAACCGAGGGAGACCCCACTGAATGA
- a CDS encoding GNAT family N-acetyltransferase: protein MGATERPTFATDASRRLYEYVERNGTVERHKLLDVVSLSSEEFQSHLERLKADGYLTEEDGTLRIELEFGAVTAYDIDDLRFVVRPGRQSDFDGLIETIRDVTSAETYVVAETIAEELLYEHAVTRHNTVKSRMFFVATVDGDVVGWTHLDLPQTERLQGTAQQTVGVREAYQGNGVGNKLLQRGVEWAEANGYRKVYNSVPITNDRALEFLTVHGWDTEAIHKNHYAIDGEYVDEVVMAREL, encoded by the coding sequence ATGGGAGCGACTGAACGACCGACGTTTGCAACCGACGCCAGCAGGCGTCTCTACGAGTACGTCGAGCGCAACGGGACCGTCGAACGGCACAAGTTACTGGACGTCGTCTCGCTCTCGTCCGAGGAGTTTCAGTCCCACCTCGAGCGGTTGAAAGCGGACGGCTATCTGACAGAGGAGGACGGAACGCTGCGGATCGAACTCGAGTTCGGTGCGGTGACGGCGTACGATATCGACGACCTCCGATTCGTCGTTCGCCCCGGCCGCCAATCCGATTTTGACGGCCTTATCGAGACGATACGGGACGTCACGTCGGCCGAGACGTACGTCGTCGCGGAGACCATCGCCGAGGAACTGCTCTACGAACACGCCGTCACCAGACACAACACCGTGAAATCGCGGATGTTCTTCGTCGCGACGGTCGACGGCGACGTCGTCGGCTGGACCCACCTCGATCTCCCGCAGACAGAGCGGCTGCAGGGGACTGCACAGCAGACCGTCGGCGTCCGGGAGGCGTACCAAGGGAACGGAGTCGGGAACAAGCTCCTCCAGCGCGGCGTTGAGTGGGCCGAAGCCAACGGCTACCGGAAGGTGTACAACAGCGTTCCGATCACCAACGACCGGGCGCTCGAGTTCCTGACGGTTCACGGCTGGGACACCGAGGCGATCCACAAAAACCACTACGCGATCGACGGCGAGTACGTCGACGAAGTGGTGATGGCGCGCGAGCTGTAG